In Haematobia irritans isolate KBUSLIRL chromosome 1, ASM5000362v1, whole genome shotgun sequence, a genomic segment contains:
- the LOC142225697 gene encoding uncharacterized protein LOC142225697: MLYLITDDMEDNDDFENKEEKDDDDVFANDSIFCNIHLYADDVKIYASAYMRNLTECVNDINHDLERIENWAARNELKINPSKSKCLVIHKSGINLSQELHIHIKHTAINIVSSATNLGITFNDRLTWTNHIQHNIAKTYGMLRNLWAVQSSTPLQIRMLLAKTYLIPDLLHGVEIFANCNRADMQRLNVVYNSIARYVFKKRRYDRISAFAYQLLDMSLENLIKYKCLVFLQKIIYTAEPKYVYERLQFSRSNRGKRITQLRYKYTRSEQQFLIPSIRLWNNLPTKLQLVSNTLQFKKELKEFYILHNE; the protein is encoded by the exons ATGTTGTATCTAATAACTGATGATATGGAAGATAATGATGATTTTGAAAACAAAGAAGAaaaagatgatgatgatgtttttGCTAATGACTCAAT ATTTTGTAATATACATCTCTATGCCGATGACGTCAAAATTTATGCTAGTGCATATATGAGGAATTTAACCGAGTGCGTCAATGATATAAACCATGATCTGGAAAGAATAGAAAACTGGGCCGCGCGAaatgaattgaaaataaatcCTTCCAAGTCGAAATGTCTGGTAATACACAAGAGTGGTATAAACCTTTCGCAGGAACTACATATTCATATAAAACACACCGCAATAAACATTGTTTCATCCGCCACAAACCTCGGTATAACGTTCAACGACCGTCTAACCTGGACTAATCATATACAACACAACATTGCCAAAACCTATGGTATGCTTCGTAACTTATGGGCTGTACAATCTTCAACACCTCTTCAAATCAGAATGCTATTAGCAAAAACGTACCTAATTCCCGATCTTCTACATGGAgtagaaatatttgcaaattgtaATAGAGCCGATATGCAAAGACTAAACGTAGTTTACAACTCCATTGCACGATATGTCTTCAAGAAGAGACGTTACGATCGAATATCTGCATTCGCTTATCAGCTTCTTGACATGAGCCTGGAGAACCTAATCAAGTATAAATGTCTcgtttttcttcaaaaaattatctataccgCTGAACCAAAATATGTATATGAGAGATTGCAGTTTTCAAGATCCAATCGCGGAAAAAGAATAACTCAATTGCGATATAAATACACCAGGTCTGAACAACAGTTTCTAATACCCTCAATCCGCCTTTGGAACAATCTCCCAACTAAATTACAACTAGTCAGCAACACACTACAATTCAAAAAAGAGCttaaagaattttatatattacatAATGAATAA